ATCATAATGATATGAATACGCGCGACACATTGGTGACAGAACTCAATGTGCTGGCTGATTTTAACCCGGTTGTGCCTGCTTCATTCCAGGGAAGTGAATTTTTGATGTTGGGCAACCTTACACCGGTTGTACAGGAAAAAGTACTTGATCAGCTTAAACCCCGCCCGAAGTTAGTTGTACTTGATACTATGAACTTCTGGATGGATGTGGCTTTGGATGATTTAAAACGCGTATTGAAAAAAATAGATGTGCTTACCATTAATGATGAAGAGGCTCGCCAGCTTTCAAAAGAACACTCATTGGTTAAGGCTGCACAGAAAATTTTAGCAATGGGGCCAAAATACCTTATTATTAAAAAGGGTGAGCATGGCGCATTGTTGTTCGATAAAGAGCAGGTATTCTTTGCTCCCGCACTTCCTCTGGAAGATGTGTTTGACCCAACAGGAGCAGGCGACACCTTTGCAGGCGGTTTCATTGGATATTTAGCCAGCACAAATGATATATCATTTGATAATATGAAACGTGCCATTATATACGGTTCAGCAATGGCATCTTTCTGTGTAGAGAAATTCGGTACCGAAAGGCTCCTCAGCCTTACTCCAAAGGATGTAGAAGACCGCATACAGCAATTTATTGAGCTGGTACAGTTTGATATTGAGTTGGTTTAACTTGGTTCAATACTAAACTCTGACAGGGTTTAGAAACCCTGTCAGAGTTTATGAAAGCCTAAGCAGTAGCTCCTTTTTTAATCACCCCCAACTCCTTCCCAACCTTCTCAAACGCAGCAATGGCTTTATCCAAATGTTCTTTCTCATGCGCTGCCGAAAGCTGTACACGAATGCGCGCCTGCCCTTTAGGCACAACTGGGAAAAAGAAGCCGATCACATAAATACCTTCTTTCAATAATCTGTCGGCAAAGTCTTGTGATAGTTTGGCATCATACAACATAACAGGCACAATTGCAGAGTCACCGTCTTTGATTTCGAGTCCGGCTTTTTTAATGCCTTGTTTGAAGTAGTTCACATTCTTTTCCAGTTTGTCGCGCAGGGTGGTTGTTTCACTCAGCATATCGAATACAGCAATTGAAGCACCAACAATGTGCGGAGCTAATGAATTACTGAATAAATAAGGGCGAGAACGCTGGCGCAGCATTTCAATAATTTCTTTACGGCCTGTTGTAAAGCCGCCCATTGCTCCTCCCAATGCTTTTCCGAGTGTTCCGGTTATTATGTCAACGCGGCCTATTACATTTTTCAATTCAACAGTACCGCGGCCTGTTTTGCCAATAAAGCCGGTGGCATGGCTTTCATCAACCATTACCATTGCATTGTATTTTTCGGCGAGATCGCAGATCTTATCCAGTGGTGCAACAAATCCATCCATTGAAAAAACGCCATCCGTTACGATGAGTCGGAAACGCTGTGCCTGAGCCTTTTTTAACTGTTCTTCCAGGTCAGTCATGTCAGAGTTCTTATAGCGATAACGTTGTGCTTTACATAAACGAACGCCGTCAATAATAGAGGCATGGTTCAGCTCGTCGGATATGACGGCGTCTTCTTCGCCCAATAAGGCTTCAAACACTCCGCCATTCGCGTCGAAGCAGGCGGCGTACAATATAGTATCATCCGTGCCTAAAAACTTCGCGACCTTGCTTTCCAGCTCTTTGTGTATATCCTGGGTGCCGCAAATAAAACGTACACTCGACATACCATACCCACGTGAATCAAGCGTTTTGTGGGCCGCCTCAACCACTTTAGGATGTGACGATAGCCCCAAATAATTATTCGCGCAAAAAATAATTACATCCTTGTCGCCAACTTTCACCACAGCGCCCTGCTCGCTCTCAATTACACGTTCGCGTTTATACAAACCGTTGTCTTTTATGGTTTGAAGTTCTTTTTCTAAATGTGATTTAAATGGTCCGTACATATTAATTTAGTTTTTGATTAATTTAATTTGTCTCGTATGGTTTTTATCAGTTATTTTCAATAGATACATCACTTTATCTTCAGGTAATGTGATTTCCATCAAATTCTTTATTATCGGTCCTGTTTCTACAACCTGGCCAGCAATATCAAATAATTGGAATGATAGATTCCTATTTAAAAATTGGGGATCTGTACTTAACTGTATATTACTATAAGTTGGGTTGGGAAATACCTTTATATATTCATCCAAAGGGAAAATTTCATTAATGGATACTGGAACACTAAAACTTGTGCAGTATGAATCGTTGGAATGGTCGATATCAATTTTATTATTTGGAACAGAGGTCCATAAGCAAAGGTTAGAATAGTTTACATTCCCTCCTGTAGAATATATGAAACCATCAGATAATAGAGGCATATGAAACATGATTGAATCTCCCGGCAAGATAATTGTGTCAAATTTGTGTGTGTATGTACTTGTTCCACATATGGGGGTGGCTAAATAAAACGAAGTATTAATAGCAAAACTACTAATAGTGGTACTGCCAAAATTTTTCAAGGTGAGTAGGGGTTTGAAATTAATGAAATGGTAACCGGTAGGCCATGATGGAATGCGATAAAGATATGCAGTATCCAATTTCATATCTGTAATTCCAATATCTGTATTTTGTTTTGTGCAATTTCCAAGGTAATCAAACGACTTAATGAATTGATGATTATTCTTAAAGCCTGCTACAATTCCGGCAACAACTATTTTTTTTCCATCAATATTCATATCGTATACCTGTAGAAAATCACCCACAAAACTAAAATCATATAAATATAACAGTGTTGAACTATCCACTTTAGCGATAAGGGGAGCTGAATCACTTTTCCTTATTCCGGCAATCCATAATCCGTAATTGGATTTTCGCAATAGATTCAGTTGGGCATACTTTGTTGATAAATCCAGTGTTTTCATTGGAACAAATACCGTATTCAATTTTAAAATACTTGTTCCCGTAGTGATAAAATACGTTGAGTCGTTTGCCGATATAATATTTTTGACCGGGGATTGGAAACTATAAAAGTTAAGAAGGACTCCATTTGAATCTGCGCGTATTACCCCCTTTGAAGTTCCAATAATTAATTCCTTCGATAAATTTTCTTCTGTCGAATAAATGATTCCATGATTATATTTGACCGACCACAAGCTGTCTCCTATTTCTGAAATACAATATATGCTGCTATCTGAAGATACAATCAGTTTTCCTGACCTTAACTCTTTTATGTGATTGGGTCTTGGCGCTGAAATAAGGTCGCCTTTAAATTTTAGTTTCCATATAAGCTTTCCTGATCTTGTGCATTTGGTCACAAATCCGGCCGGGGTACCTATATCACAAGGTGTCACATAGCTTGTTAACACAATATTACTATCGCCTGAGTTTATCATGTCAGAAAGTGGACCAATATCCATTGAAGGCACAATCGTATTTAATACCCATTTGGAATTTCCAACGCTATCATACCTTGAGAGTGAAGTATTGCCCGAATATTCATCATTAATAGTATATCCTGCTGTTATATATCCACCATCGGATTGATATGCAATCCGATTAATTTGACAGCGGTAAGCAGCCTGTATTGCCTCTTCAAAATTCACAAGTTGAGAAAATATTGATGAAATGCAACAAAAATAAGCTGGAATGAGTGATAGTCGACGCATTACAATCATGTTTTTCATGCGTTACAAGTTACAAAGAATGGCGTTGTAAACAAAAAAGACTGCCCAAGGTAAGTGGGCAGTCTTTGCATTCTTTTATTCCTCCGGAACCCTGAGCTAAGTCGAAGGGTGGAGAGGTCAGGTGGAGCTTTCTACACCAACCCCTGTGCAATCATCGCATCAGCAACTTTCACAAAGCCGCCAATGTTTGCACCTTGTACGTAGTTAGTGAAGCCTTTTTCAGAACCATATTGCAGACATGTTTTATGAATGTCTTTCATAATGGTATGCAAGCGTTGGTCAACTTCTTCACGTGTCCATGACAAGCGTAAAGAGTTCTGGCTCATTTCTAAACCTGATGTTGCAACACCGCCGGCATTTGATGCTTTACCTGGTGCAAACAATATTTTGTTTTTCAGGAATACTTCAACCGCTTCAGGAGTCGAAGGCATGTTAGCGCCTTCCGCAACAGCTTTACAGCCATTTTTCACTAAAGTTTCAGCGTCAGCTCCGTTCAATTCATTTTGAGTAGCGCAAGGTAATGCAATGTCGCATTTCACTCCCCATGGAGTTTTTCCTGCGTAAAACTCAGAACCTTTGAACTTAGATGTATACTCTTTTATACGTCCGCGTTTTTCGTTCTTCAACTCCATTACATAGGCTAGTTTCTCAGTATTGATGCCGTTCTTGTCGAAGATGAATCCTTCTGAATCGGAGAAAGTAACAACTTTACCGCCCAGTTGGATCGCTTTCTCAGCAGCGTATTGAGCTACGTTACCGGAACCTGATACCACAACTGTTTTTCCTTTGAAGCTGTCTTTTTTGGTTGCAAGCATTTCCTGCGCGAAATAAACACAGCCGTAACCAGTAGCTTCAGGACGGATCAAACTTCCACCGAATGAAATTCCTTTACCGGTTAATATTCCTGTGAACTCATTTGCCAAACGTTTGTATTGACCAAACATAAAACCAACTTCACGACCGCCAACACCAATGTCGCCTGCAGGAACGTCAGTGTCATTACCGATATGGCGGAATAACTCGCTCATAAAGCTTTGACAAAAACGCATTACTTCATTATCTGATTTGCCTTTAGGATCAAAGTCAGAGCCACCTTTACCTCCGCCCATTGGCAAAGTAGTTAAAGAGTTCTTGAACACTTGTTCGAAAGCTAAAAATTTAAGTATACCTAAATAAACAGATGGATGGAAACGCAGACCGCCTTTGTAGGGGCCTATGGCGCTGTTCATCTGGATACGGAAACCGCGGTTGATCTGGAAACGTCCTTTATCATCGATCCATGGAACACGGAACATAATTACACGCTCTGGCTCAGCAATTCTTTCCAGAAGTTTACCTTCCTGGTATTTGGGATTTTTTGCAATAAATGGAATAACAGTTTCAGCAACTTCAAAAACTGCCTGATGGAACTCAACTTCACCGGGATTTTTCGCGATGATCTTATTCATGAATTCCTTGATAGCTTTATCAGAGGAACCTACATGGGTGCCGTTCGATTTCGCCTGGGTCAATGTGGATGTAGCCATATGATTTTTATGATTTTTGTTAGAGGAGTCAAAGGTATTGATTTTACGAATATGGCAAAATTTATTAAGCGCTTTTACTCAATATTTTTAGCCTATTTTCAGCGAACGCATAGAGATGGAACCTGCGGTAGTCCTTGCATTAAAGAACTTTACGGATTCGCCTTTATCCCGGAGGGCCAGTGAATATAAAAGGGGCAAATAATGTTCATTTGTGGGCACTGCAAGCTGCGCTATTTTGCCCAATTTTTGATAATCTACAACCGATTGATAATCACCTTTTTCAATGAAGGATTTGATTTTTTCATCAAATTCAACGGCCCAATCGAAGGCTTTATCGGTAAATTCGAACAGCCCGAGATTATGAACTATATTGCCGCTGCCTAAAATAAGCACACCCTTTTTTCGCATTGCTTTCAATTCATTGACCAGTTCGAAATGGTATTGCGGAGGTTTGGTATAGTCAAGGCTTAATTGAAAGGTAGGAATATCGGCCTTTGGGAACATAGGTAATAATACACTCCAGCAACCATGATCGAGGCCCCATTCGTAATCCAATTCAACTTTCGTTTTGGTGATAGTTGTGGTAATTTCTTTTGCCAGCTCAGGTGCGCCCGGTGCGGGATACTGTGTTTGGAATAGTTTTTCAGGGAAGCCTCCAAAATCATGTATTGTTGGCGGTTTAGGCATGGCTGTAACCATTGTCCCCGAAGTTTGCCAGTGTGCCGAAACACATAGAATAGCTTTTGGCTTTGGTAAGGATTTGCCGATGCCGGCCCAGCCACGGCTAAACTCATTGTCTTCAATGGCATTCATGGGGTTGCCATGCCCTACAAACAACGCGGGCATTAATTCATCTGTTGGATTGAGCTGATCGGTTGTTTGTTTGAAATCTTTAAGTGTTTGCATAGTGAGAGGAACCGCTAATGTGTTTTTTATGAAGGTACGCCTGTCCATGTTTAAAGCTACTAAAAAAGTAAACGTCTTTTAACCTTTCAAAATTGCATCAACAGTGGTTTGTGCTGTTTCCATAGCACCATGCACGGTCGCAAAATGACCTTCGTGCATGGCTTCGCCTGCAAAATAGAGTTTATTGTCAACAGGCAATGCCGCCGTGCTCCGTGCATTTAATGACCCAAGGGTTGGATAAGAGTATACACCTCTTATATAGGGTTGTTTGAACCAGTCCATTATATATGAATCAATCAGCGTGCGTGAGGCCACAGTTGATCCGAAAATTTTATCTATTTCTTTCACTACGATCTTAACTGCTTCTTTATCTTCAAAACTCAGGTGCTCGGCATTTTCTCCGTTTGTAAATGCGGTCAACACATTGTTATATGTACTGCGCCCGGATCCGGACGGGTAGAATTCGGATATATAGCCAGTACCGTAAATGGCTGCTGTATCATCTTTCCAGAATTTTTTGCTGAACTTCAGAATTATTTTCATGCCGGCACCCATCCCGATCTTTGAAAATGCAGAAGTTTTATCGGTGGAAAGGGCGGGGGTAAATTTAATGTCGTTCGACTTTAATATAGTGATGGGTACTGTAATGATGACTTTATCTGCAGTATAAGTGCCCCCGTTTTTATCCGTAACAGTAATTGTCGTGCCGGTATGATCAATTCCCGTTACAGGAGTGTTTAGTTTTATTTTAGTTAATATACTGCTGCATTTTTCTTCAAATACGGAAAGTATAGATCGTCCGTTCAAAAGGAAATTGTCGCTGCCCGCTATCCATCGTTTTTCCATGTCTTTGAGACCTGCCATGCTTAGCCGGCCCACAGAAGTGCCATGCTTATTGCCGACAAGCGCGTTATAGATGTGAACTACGCGGGGAGCTAATCCATGCTGTATTGCAAATTGTTCGGCAGTCATGTCGGGTCCGGAGTAATCTGCATATGTTTCGGTTAGTGCGAGTACCTGTTTAAAATCTTCATCCTCTTCGAGCTGACTTTCCGTATTCAGAAAACCATCGAGGGAGTAGTAATCTTCACCCTTATTGGTAACAAAAGACACTTTTGAATTTTTAACCAGTTCATAAAAAACAGAGCGTTTACCATGCACTCCTTCGGCCCCAAGTTCGACCGGGAAATCGGAAAAATCTTTTAATGACCGTATGCGTCCGCCATACACATCAGAAGCTTCAAGTATTGTAACATCCACTCCCTGCTCATTCAATAAATGCGCGGCGTAAAGTCCTGCCGCTCCGGCTCCTATAATAATTACTTTTCCTTTAAAAGTATCGGGGTAATTTTTTTTTGAAGCGTTAATCAATTGAGCAAGAGCCGGAGAGAGAAACATTCCTCCGGCACCTAAAAGTGAATAACGTATAAAATCCTTTCGCTTCATACTGATCAAATTGGTTGCCCCAACACCCGTTTTACTCAAAAGCGGGTGTAAATGTTGCACAATTAATTAAAATAAAAAAGCGGGAAGCAAATGGAATGGGTGAATCCCAAATTATTAAGCAATATTTGACGAAGTGAGATCAAATCGTAAGCATAATTCAACGTTCAATAACCAGTTTTGTCACTTGTTTACCAAGAGGGGAGGATAGTTCGGCCAAGTACAGTCCATTTCTAACCTCAGGAATTTTAATTGTTGTTTCAATCGGATTCAGGTTTTTTTCGTAAACCAATTGCCCCTGCATAGTAAAGATCTTTATAATCCGGGAACCTTGCGATCCCTGATCAGGAAGAATTGTAAATGTTCCGTTTGAAGGATTCGGATAAATTGTAAGACCATGGTTAAGTATATTTTTATTGATGTTGATCGATAACGGGAAATTATCATCACCCGAAAAAATACTTGTCTGTCCCATATACTCAACCAGGAACAGCAGATTGTCTTTGCAATAAAGATCCTGCGGGCCCCATTGGTTGCTGAAAACAAATTCAGAACCATGCATATAAAAGCCAGATTGTGTAATGGAAGATTTTTTGAAAGCGTACAAGCCATTTTCGTGGTAGCTTACATACAATGCGAATGAATCGGCTGCCATGTGCCTGGGGTTCGCCAGAGGTAACGAAGTTAATGTCCCGATCTGCACCAACTGGGTGCCCGTGAAATGGTATTTGGCAAGCCCGCCTCCAAGTCCCGTAATGTATGCATATAGAGTGTCTTTATATGCAGTAACTGAGGTGAAATCATTAAATGTATTATTTGGGGGAGGTATTGTAACCAGTTTTTGTAAATTATTATTCAGGTCGAGAACAGACAATGAATCTTTGGTGCTTACAAATAATTTGCCGGTTTGATTCGCGAAAATATCAGTCATGTTATTCAGAACAACCGACTTTTCTACGACAGGACTGAGCGGGTTCGTCACATTTACGAGGTAAAGCGTTAGTATTAATCCAGACTTCTGGAACACCGCTACTTTGTCATTCGACACATATACTTTTGGATAATCATTGGTAAGGCCTGCGCCAAGCTGGATGGATGAGACAAGTGACAATGTGTTGGGATTGAAAACTCTGAAATCATCGCCGGTATAATAAAGTCCGAAAATATAATTTCCGTTCTTGGAAAACCTGGTTTTAAAACAAAAGCCGGTATCAATTTTCGAATTGATAAGTGTTGGTGAATTAAGATTGGTAATGTTGTACAGTTTAAATCCGAAACCTTCCTGCGCCACTACCAACTTATTTCCATATTTATCACTGCCGAGGTTCCAGCCTCCGGTACGTGTGTTGCCGAGATCAACTTCATTGTAAATGTCATTTATGCCGAGTGTTTTGACCCCATACCATTCGGAAGCGACGTGCATTTTTTTGTTGTCAATGGCAGCATCAAAGTGCCATAAACCCCCATAAACACTGTTAAGCAGGTGAATGTTAGAGGGATTGGAACAATCATAGATATAAGTGTGCCCGGTAAGCGGATCGCCGGATTTGTAGTTCATGTCCAGCGCGGACTGTGTAGCCACATATATTGTGTCGTTCCTGATCTCCGCGTTCATAGGTTGTGCCACGGCGAGAAAATAAATACCGGGTAATGTATCGCGGTACACTTCAACAGGAGCTGTTGGATTTGTAATATCAAGTGAATAAAATAGCCCGGAGGGATCAAATCCCAATGATGCGTATGATTGTGTTCCCCCAAGCACATGCACCAGGTTTGTATTTTGTCCGAATACCACATCTTCGGGGTCGCAGAATGTTTGTTGTTTGTAGGAGAGTTGTGTTAATGTTTTGGCATTATATAAATAGACCCCGTCAACAGTGTTTCCCGCACTATAGGCCACGGTAAAGGCCAGCAAATTGCCCTTTACCGCAACTCCCCGTATTCTGGTATTCCCTGTTTGTGTCGCAATAGATGTAAGTAATTGAAGTGAAGTACCGTTGTCTTTAAAAACCGCAACCCTGGTTTTAAATGCCGCGAAAATGGTGTCGCCATAAAATGCCACATCGTAAGCCGCTTCATTGAGGTTGACGGGAGTGTATTTTGTTACCAGCTGTGGCTGTGCCGGATTTGTGAGGTTCCATTTTGAAAGTCCTGCATGATTGGCGGAAATATACATACTGCCTTTGTATACCTGTATATTGTCAATGTTGGAAGTAAACCGGTACTCAAATAATTTGGTGTAGGGTGGTAGTCCGGTTGATACATTATATACAAGTAATGTATTGCCGGCACCAGCGTATAGGTAGTTATTGTAATAACAAACTTCATAACAGGCGGCGCCTGTAGTTGCTGATATAAAGGATAGTTTGTTTTGTGCGACAGATAAATTTATCACGATCATAAATAACAGACCGTTTAATAAATACTTCTTCATTACATTAGGTTTTTGGCAAATACTACCCAATGCTAATGTATAAAAATAAAGTGATGTAAGTCAAGACAGGATGAAAGCCAAGGGTCATTGTTCAATTCCATTCAGCCATTCTAAGGCTTTTTCTTCAGATAAAAAAAATCGGGTGGGAGAAACCGGTTTTCCAAGCCGGATATAAAGATTTACAAAGAACAGGGCGATCAGGTTACGGGTAACAATTGCTGTTGCTATTCTCGAGCCTGATTGTTGTATGGCATATTTTCTGGCTTCAGGGGTAGTGGTAAAATAGTTTCTTATGTCAACCAATACCCGTGGTTTTTTATCAGAAGTAAGACGGTTTGTTACAGCATAATGATTTTTTACATCTTCCAATCCCAATTTAACATCGTTCGGGATCAGGATACGCAAAATATTGGTTTCCTCGTTGTACCACATTTGGGCTGTGGCGGTCCATGCTTCTTTCATAAGGGGGCGTTATGGGTACAACATAGCTTTGCAAAACCCTTATTTTGTATTCAAAAGATGGGGTCTTATTCAGGCAATGAGCGTAGTTGTATGCAAAAAGAGCACAAACTTCGCGCAAACTCAACATCAAAGTCAAATCAGCTTATTAAACGGCGGGTTTGGGTTATTAAACGGTACCTTTTAGTAGGAAGAAGATCGGGTGTGGATTCCGAAGCATGGTTTATATGATCTCATTTTAACATACTTCCACCATTATTAGAAGCAGCTTTTTTAATTCCTGTGTAAATAACTCCCATTTCTATCGCGCCCCGGCTTCCTGCGTAAGCTTTAAGCGGACTGGTAACTATGTCATAGCTCATGCGGAAAGTGCTGGCACC
Above is a window of Bacteroidota bacterium DNA encoding:
- a CDS encoding bifunctional hydroxymethylpyrimidine kinase/phosphomethylpyrimidine kinase → MSLLVVGTVAFDAIETPFGKTDKIIGGAATYISLSASYFTKKINLVSVVGDDFPQDTIKMLQGKGVNSEGLQILKGQKTFFWSGKYHNDMNTRDTLVTELNVLADFNPVVPASFQGSEFLMLGNLTPVVQEKVLDQLKPRPKLVVLDTMNFWMDVALDDLKRVLKKIDVLTINDEEARQLSKEHSLVKAAQKILAMGPKYLIIKKGEHGALLFDKEQVFFAPALPLEDVFDPTGAGDTFAGGFIGYLASTNDISFDNMKRAIIYGSAMASFCVEKFGTERLLSLTPKDVEDRIQQFIELVQFDIELV
- the kbl gene encoding glycine C-acetyltransferase, translated to MYGPFKSHLEKELQTIKDNGLYKRERVIESEQGAVVKVGDKDVIIFCANNYLGLSSHPKVVEAAHKTLDSRGYGMSSVRFICGTQDIHKELESKVAKFLGTDDTILYAACFDANGGVFEALLGEEDAVISDELNHASIIDGVRLCKAQRYRYKNSDMTDLEEQLKKAQAQRFRLIVTDGVFSMDGFVAPLDKICDLAEKYNAMVMVDESHATGFIGKTGRGTVELKNVIGRVDIITGTLGKALGGAMGGFTTGRKEIIEMLRQRSRPYLFSNSLAPHIVGASIAVFDMLSETTTLRDKLEKNVNYFKQGIKKAGLEIKDGDSAIVPVMLYDAKLSQDFADRLLKEGIYVIGFFFPVVPKGQARIRVQLSAAHEKEHLDKAIAAFEKVGKELGVIKKGATA
- a CDS encoding T9SS type A sorting domain-containing protein, which encodes MKNMIVMRRLSLIPAYFCCISSIFSQLVNFEEAIQAAYRCQINRIAYQSDGGYITAGYTINDEYSGNTSLSRYDSVGNSKWVLNTIVPSMDIGPLSDMINSGDSNIVLTSYVTPCDIGTPAGFVTKCTRSGKLIWKLKFKGDLISAPRPNHIKELRSGKLIVSSDSSIYCISEIGDSLWSVKYNHGIIYSTEENLSKELIIGTSKGVIRADSNGVLLNFYSFQSPVKNIISANDSTYFITTGTSILKLNTVFVPMKTLDLSTKYAQLNLLRKSNYGLWIAGIRKSDSAPLIAKVDSSTLLYLYDFSFVGDFLQVYDMNIDGKKIVVAGIVAGFKNNHQFIKSFDYLGNCTKQNTDIGITDMKLDTAYLYRIPSWPTGYHFINFKPLLTLKNFGSTTISSFAINTSFYLATPICGTSTYTHKFDTIILPGDSIMFHMPLLSDGFIYSTGGNVNYSNLCLWTSVPNNKIDIDHSNDSYCTSFSVPVSINEIFPLDEYIKVFPNPTYSNIQLSTDPQFLNRNLSFQLFDIAGQVVETGPIIKNLMEITLPEDKVMYLLKITDKNHTRQIKLIKN
- the gdhA gene encoding NADP-specific glutamate dehydrogenase gives rise to the protein MATSTLTQAKSNGTHVGSSDKAIKEFMNKIIAKNPGEVEFHQAVFEVAETVIPFIAKNPKYQEGKLLERIAEPERVIMFRVPWIDDKGRFQINRGFRIQMNSAIGPYKGGLRFHPSVYLGILKFLAFEQVFKNSLTTLPMGGGKGGSDFDPKGKSDNEVMRFCQSFMSELFRHIGNDTDVPAGDIGVGGREVGFMFGQYKRLANEFTGILTGKGISFGGSLIRPEATGYGCVYFAQEMLATKKDSFKGKTVVVSGSGNVAQYAAEKAIQLGGKVVTFSDSEGFIFDKNGINTEKLAYVMELKNEKRGRIKEYTSKFKGSEFYAGKTPWGVKCDIALPCATQNELNGADAETLVKNGCKAVAEGANMPSTPEAVEVFLKNKILFAPGKASNAGGVATSGLEMSQNSLRLSWTREEVDQRLHTIMKDIHKTCLQYGSEKGFTNYVQGANIGGFVKVADAMIAQGLV
- the ygiD gene encoding 4,5-DOPA dioxygenase extradiol; this encodes MDRRTFIKNTLAVPLTMQTLKDFKQTTDQLNPTDELMPALFVGHGNPMNAIEDNEFSRGWAGIGKSLPKPKAILCVSAHWQTSGTMVTAMPKPPTIHDFGGFPEKLFQTQYPAPGAPELAKEITTTITKTKVELDYEWGLDHGCWSVLLPMFPKADIPTFQLSLDYTKPPQYHFELVNELKAMRKKGVLILGSGNIVHNLGLFEFTDKAFDWAVEFDEKIKSFIEKGDYQSVVDYQKLGKIAQLAVPTNEHYLPLLYSLALRDKGESVKFFNARTTAGSISMRSLKIG
- a CDS encoding FAD-dependent oxidoreductase; amino-acid sequence: MKRKDFIRYSLLGAGGMFLSPALAQLINASKKNYPDTFKGKVIIIGAGAAGLYAAHLLNEQGVDVTILEASDVYGGRIRSLKDFSDFPVELGAEGVHGKRSVFYELVKNSKVSFVTNKGEDYYSLDGFLNTESQLEEDEDFKQVLALTETYADYSGPDMTAEQFAIQHGLAPRVVHIYNALVGNKHGTSVGRLSMAGLKDMEKRWIAGSDNFLLNGRSILSVFEEKCSSILTKIKLNTPVTGIDHTGTTITVTDKNGGTYTADKVIITVPITILKSNDIKFTPALSTDKTSAFSKIGMGAGMKIILKFSKKFWKDDTAAIYGTGYISEFYPSGSGRSTYNNVLTAFTNGENAEHLSFEDKEAVKIVVKEIDKIFGSTVASRTLIDSYIMDWFKQPYIRGVYSYPTLGSLNARSTAALPVDNKLYFAGEAMHEGHFATVHGAMETAQTTVDAILKG
- a CDS encoding T9SS type A sorting domain-containing protein → MKKYLLNGLLFMIVINLSVAQNKLSFISATTGAACYEVCYYNNYLYAGAGNTLLVYNVSTGLPPYTKLFEYRFTSNIDNIQVYKGSMYISANHAGLSKWNLTNPAQPQLVTKYTPVNLNEAAYDVAFYGDTIFAAFKTRVAVFKDNGTSLQLLTSIATQTGNTRIRGVAVKGNLLAFTVAYSAGNTVDGVYLYNAKTLTQLSYKQQTFCDPEDVVFGQNTNLVHVLGGTQSYASLGFDPSGLFYSLDITNPTAPVEVYRDTLPGIYFLAVAQPMNAEIRNDTIYVATQSALDMNYKSGDPLTGHTYIYDCSNPSNIHLLNSVYGGLWHFDAAIDNKKMHVASEWYGVKTLGINDIYNEVDLGNTRTGGWNLGSDKYGNKLVVAQEGFGFKLYNITNLNSPTLINSKIDTGFCFKTRFSKNGNYIFGLYYTGDDFRVFNPNTLSLVSSIQLGAGLTNDYPKVYVSNDKVAVFQKSGLILTLYLVNVTNPLSPVVEKSVVLNNMTDIFANQTGKLFVSTKDSLSVLDLNNNLQKLVTIPPPNNTFNDFTSVTAYKDTLYAYITGLGGGLAKYHFTGTQLVQIGTLTSLPLANPRHMAADSFALYVSYHENGLYAFKKSSITQSGFYMHGSEFVFSNQWGPQDLYCKDNLLFLVEYMGQTSIFSGDDNFPLSININKNILNHGLTIYPNPSNGTFTILPDQGSQGSRIIKIFTMQGQLVYEKNLNPIETTIKIPEVRNGLYLAELSSPLGKQVTKLVIER
- a CDS encoding STAS/SEC14 domain-containing protein; protein product: MKEAWTATAQMWYNEETNILRILIPNDVKLGLEDVKNHYAVTNRLTSDKKPRVLVDIRNYFTTTPEARKYAIQQSGSRIATAIVTRNLIALFFVNLYIRLGKPVSPTRFFLSEEKALEWLNGIEQ